From a single Solenopsis invicta isolate M01_SB chromosome 4, UNIL_Sinv_3.0, whole genome shotgun sequence genomic region:
- the LOC105196257 gene encoding protein disabled isoform X1, producing MQTLRKKNSPCKFKNDPTRFLGEGVSFKAKLIGILEVSEARGDRMCQAALADLKMAIRAAGEHKQRIAVQVSIDGLRLRDEKTGDCLYHHPVHKISFIAQDMSDSRAFGYIFGSPDTGHRFFGIKTDKAASQVVIAMRDLFQVVFELKKKEIELAKQHIEQNAINAIKFHTGGIFVESAPDTKGAAGTESSFHRIRTTNCEVDKTADRKNETQSGVIADLLDLQFELNSLQQGIHQMDKITPENPVPSTDDLFETDPFGDSFANMKLQDTVRPILPPPPSSTKRGHLERQHTVPAPPASTTSSPATTLVSKTPPPQSTIHWFDKEAEDLFNDSEISNLSKNATKKGDQEDSSVETTPRNSQTKSPQIDVFTELDPLGTGLIKPYVDKKDFFQHLKNPPKKVLKDLVSTNSSDSFPTNFNITTSSDCPESTKTQTERSSRDSEDSNFANFDQFDENEASQSSQQRIESPPKKETVSRSIHHQPLSVSLPPEEPTSSKGTTITSGGSSILRSMDRDSTESTQGLVKLPSPKKYLQSVRKRDVDIDLPAGKAQSVESNKQFPVDFSIPSESPASPLRSCSSDANSRLSSSSAELDLVPEPPPRGAGSILINPPPLPPKKQGIRGGTRPPPRPPHTEGHFQYDFPPREASPSPTKIARDKNKSPPRNTKGHQFDDNFSPTPHISGRSDFTTTASFEDSFSSMISSTASLPSVPFTSSSSTVPVADSKRTKPPLDITLSQLTSSWTNLDELASSLGMTIQELTSLTLTQLTQCLATLSTKETVIGDVEEKTTIPPMTTTSTTTKEQTVISSKLTVSSLSSLASRPSETTIGSDSISSVCSETFKTNYESETKQDPTYDKYAVFRELLEMEQMEQKAKIEEATETEGAPDESKQESDAAENQSEIQIGESNSNSLASLVNLTVKLPVKSENLLKEGSTTKSNETMITSFANLTTEREKSREMEDKEVEKENDVMVEADVTSDSSTVQQTEIDIEDDTEKTQTIMDAEEKADNSERGSDANGTSSDKIGSDILNDETNGSSVAERSSTEVKSSISTSSDRYAALREIIGEPEPVPIKKDDEEMISSARASPVVQSQQQIQQSKSLAEVELLNLFSDNLPPPSSPNISAKKDSEDLKAVAMDIFEEIKMLNTGTLRSKETKPLASSSGFEDMFCPFAETSRSDKDDSKDDSNWAKFDTGVFGSSDKSSCEGQRSIGGTSPWSPDGKDFHREIPFKGGGGYRHSGDSDNEWKDEEESEESNGRIRGDGRYWSSFRHPRFDAPSFEDRSFYEDADKRDRSFRDKMGRKSRGAPWAKSGSVHRPRDPSPWHEESQWEEEGPRRYPHRKVQPYKDDDDQYEAHWKCRPKPLPPQRCNWSHDVHGPYYDDERKRKLMLWNEEDRFGSSQESMGYDEEDRWSRRRYERRRWEEENRFWGRRGPPDADYSMREAYYYYRDNRERPHDYPSWEEEYGPERPGDDSPRYNMATRKRHWPKRPNSANDGRNNDMIYADPRKFGASRSECSDNDSDPYLRSSQRSRSRESYWGSDQEYDSWVERPYWSEGPDSKSETMHRKRIARHKTRQVQKTQSPFEDDFAQTVEHLEVSGPSGAVEPLAPVDARIRPDATDQKREPPPASPSSGIRGPKDHPRRDISVREYSKRSSYFEDDLTPTASASSDASDRQRLSSELKATPEELPCDTKDPQQPSDGFASEDSGRDSFFNGDMRFDDDAFVFKSELDDNVPEHRATLPLKNSRQGKYGPGNNNNNNKTGRGDQYIRKSESVNIFARENDPFDGDDFFN from the exons TCAAGAATGACCCAACCCGCTTTCTTGGGGAGGGCGTGTCGTTCAAGGCGAAGCTGATCGGTATTCTGGAGGTGTCGGAAGCGCGCGGTGACCGGATGTGCCAGGCGGCCTTGGCTGACCTGAAGATGGCGATTCGCGCCGCCGGTGAGCACAAGCAACGAATCGCCGTCCAGGTCAGCATAGACGGGCTTCGTTTGAGGGACGAAAAGACGGGG GACTGCCTGTATCATCATCCGGtacataaaatatcatttatcgCTCAAGATATGAGCGACTCGAGAGCCTTCGGATATATTTTCGGGTCACCAGACACCGGGCATCGATTCTTTGGCATTAAGACTGATAAGGCGGCGAGTCAG GTGGTGATAGCGATGCGGGACCTGTTCCAAGTAGTGTTCGAGCTGAAGAAGAAGGAGATCGAACTGGCGAAACAGCACATAGAGCAGAACGCCATTAATGCGATTAAATTCCACACCGGCGGTATTTTCGTTGAGTCGGCACCCGACACTAAG GGCGCAGCGGGCACCGAGTCATCGTTTCATCGAATTCGCACGACTAACTGCGAGGTCGACAAAACTGCCGATCGCAAGAACGAGACACAGAGCGGTGTGATTGCGGATTTGCTAGATCTGCAGTTCGAACTGAACTCGCTGCAGCAGGGCATTCATCAGATGGACAAAATTACGCCGGAAAATCCCGTACCGTCTACCGACGATCTATTCGAGACCGATCCGTTCGGTGATTCTTTCGCGAACATGAAG CTGCAGGACACAGTTCGTCCGATTCTGCCACCGCCACCTTCCTCAACAAAGAGGGGACATTTAGAGCGACAGCATACTGTACCGGCACCGCCCGCATCGACCACTTCCAGTCCGGCGACGACGTTAGTTAGTAAAACGCCACCACCGCAGAGTACAATTCACTGGTTCGACAAGGAGGCTGAGGACCTCTTCAATGACAGCGAGATATCGAACCTGAGTAAGAATGCAACGAAAAAGGGGGATCAGGAAGAT AGTTCAGTGGAGACAACACCACGTAACAGTCAAACGAAGAGCCCGCAAATCGATGTGTTCACGGAGTTGGATCCTCTGGGAACCGGTCTGATCAAGCCTTACGTGGACAAGAAGGATTTCTTCCAACACCTGAAGAACCCACCGAAAAAAGTCCTCAAGGATCTGGTGTCCACGAATTCCAGCGACAGTTTTCCGACTAACTTCAACATTACGACCAGCTCGGATTGCCCGGAATCGACGAAAACGCAGACCGAGAGATCGTCGAGAGACAGCGAGGACAGTAATTTCGCCAATTTCGATCAATTCGACGAGAACGAGGCAAGCCAATCCTCTCAGCAGAGAATCGAGTCGCCGCCGAAGAAAGAGACAGTCTCTCGATCGATACATCATCAGCCTCTCTCAGTGTCATTACCACCGGAAGAGCCGACGTCATCCAAAGGCACGACTATCACTTCGGGAGGAAGCTCGATCCTTCGCAGCATGGATAGAGACTCGACGGAATCGACCCAGGGGCTGGTGAAGCTACCGAGTCCGAAGAAGTATCTTCAATCAGTACGGAAGAGGGACGTCGATATCGATTTGCCAGCCGGAAAGGCGCAGTCCGTGGAATCCAACAAACAGTTTCCGGTAGATTTTTCGATTCCGAGCGAATCGCCGGCATCGCCGTTACGGTCTTGCTCGTCGGACGCGAACTCACGTCTTTCTAGCTCGAGCGCGGAATTGGATTTAGTGCCGGAACCGCCGCCCAGAGGTGCAGGAAGTATCCTCATCAACCCGCCGCCTTTACCGCCAAAGAAGCAGGGGATTCGAGGGGGCACCAGACCACCGCCCAGACCGCCACACACGGAGGGACATTTCCAATACGACTTCCCACCACGCGAGGCCTCGCCGTCACCCACCAAGATTGCTAGGGATAAAAACAAAAGCCCGCCGAGGAATACGAAGGGTCATCAGTTCGACGACAATTTCAGCCCGACTCCGCATATATCCGGCAGATCGGATTTCACGACCACTGCCTCCTTCGAGGACTCCTTCAGCTCGATGATATCATCTACGGCGTCATTGCCATCCGTGCCATTtaccagcagcagcagcaccgTCCCGGTCGCGGACTCCAAAAGAACGAAACCCCCGCTCGACATCACGCTCAGCCAGCTGACGTCGTCGTGGACGAATCTAGATGAGTTAGCCTCCAGTCTCGGCATGACGATCCAGGAACTGACGAGTCTAACTTTGACGCAGCTCACGCAATGCTTGGCGACTCTATCGACGAAGGAAACCGTTATCGGCGATGTGGAGGAAAAAACTACCATTCCGCCAATGACAACAACATCGACGACGACGAAAGAGCAAACGGTTATATCGTCAAAACTTACCGTCTCGTCGCTGTCGTCGTTGGCGTCGAGGCCGTCCGAGACGACAATCGGATCGGATTCAATCTCATCCGTATGCTCGGAAACTTTCAAAACCAATTACGAATCGGAAACAAAACAGGATCCTACGTACGACAAGTACGCAGTTTTTCGAGAATTGCTGGAGATGGAGCAGATGGAACAGAAGGCGAAGATCGAGGAGGCAACTGAGACGGAAGGAGCGCCTGATGAAAGCAAACAAGAATCCGACGCAGCGGAGAATCAGTCGGAAATTCAGATCGGCGAGAGTAACTCGAATTCTTTGGCTTCATTGGTGAATTTGACCGTCAAGCTACCGGTCAAGAGcgaaaatttgttaaaagaagGATCCACGACAAAGTCGAACGAAACGATGATTACCTCTTTCGCGAATTTAACGACGGAGAGGGAAAAGTCAAGGGAAATGGAGGATAAAGAAGTCGAGAAAGAAAACGACGTGATGGTGGAAGCAGATGTCACATCCGATTCATCCACGGTCCAGCAGACTGAGATAGACATTGAGGATGATACGGAGAAGACGCAGACTATCATGGATGCGGAGGAGAAGGCGGATAATTCTGAGAGAGGGAGCGATGCCAACGGCACCTCGTCCGACAAGATTGGCTCTGACATTCTCAACGATGAGACGAATGGCTCATCCGTGGCCGAGAGATCCTCGACGGAAGTGAAATCCTCGATCTCGACGTCGAGCGACAGATACGCTGCCCTGCGAGAAATCATTGGCGAGCCGGAGCCGGTGCCGATCAAGAAGGACGACGAGGAGATGATAAGCTCCGCCCGAGCGTCGCCAGTGGTGCAATCTCAGCAACAGATTCAGCAATCGAAAAGTCTGGCTGAAGTGGAATTGTTGAATTTGTTCTCCGACAACCTGCCGCCACCATCGAGCCCGAATATCTCGGCTAAAAAAGATTCGGAGGATTTGAAGGCCGTAGCGATGGACATCTTCGAGGAGATCAAGATGTTGAACACCGGCACGCTTCGCAGCAAGGAGACCAAACCACTGGCTTCGTCCTCGGGCTTTGAGGATATGTTTTGCCCATTTGCGGAGACGTCGCGATCGGACAAAGATGACAGCAAAGATGACAGCAATTGGGCCAAGTTCGACACGGGTGTTTTCGGCTCGTCCGACAAGTCTTCGTGCGAGGGGCAGCGATCGATAGGCGGCACTTCACCATGGTCACCGGACGGTAAAGATTTCCACAGAGAGATTCCGTTCAAGGGAGGCGGCGGTTACCGACACTCGGGAGACAGCGACAACGAATGGAAGGACGAGGAGGAGAGCGAGGAGAGCAACGGCAGGATACGAGGGGACGGCAGATACTGGTCCAGTTTCCGGCATCCGCGATTCGATGCGCCCAGTTTCGAGGACAGGTCGTTTTACGAGGATGCCGACAAGCGGGATCGCAGCTTTCGCGACAAGATGGGCAGAAAATCACGCGGTGCGCCGTGGGCCAAGAGTGGCAGCGTTCATCGACCGCGCGATCCTTCGCCCTGGCATGAGGAAAGCCAATGGGAGGAGGAGGGTCCGCGACGGTATCCGCATCGAAAAGTGCAGCCCTACAAGGACGATGACGATCAATACGAGGCGCACTGGAAATGCCGACCGAAGCCACTGCCGCCGCAACGGTGCAATTGGAGCCACGACGTTCATGGTCCGTACTACGACGATGAGCGTAAGCGAAAACTGATGCTGTGGAACGAGGAAGACCGTTTCGGCAGTAGCCAGGAGAGCATGGGCTACGACGAGGAGGATCGATGGAGCAGAAGAAGATACGAGAGAAGACGATGGGAGGAAGAAAACAGATTCTGGGGTAGAAGAGGACCCCCGGATGCCGATTATTCTATGAGAGAAGCGTACTACTATTATCGCGATAACAGAGAGAGACCTCACGACTACCCGTCCTGGGAGGAGGAGTACGGCCCGGAACGTCCGGGCGACGACTCGCCTAGATATAACATGGCAACTAGGAAGAGACATTGGCCAAAGAGACCCAACAGCGCGAACGACGGCCGTAACAACGATATGATTTACGCGGATCCGCGCAAGTTCGGTGCCTCCAGATCCGAATGCAGCGACAACGATTCCGATCCCTATCTACGGTCCTCCCAACGCTCCAGGAGCCGCGAGAGTTACTGGGGTAGCGATCAGGAGTACGACAGCTGGGTGGAACGACCGTACTGGTCCGAGGGACCCGACTCCAAAAGTGAAACGATGCACCGCAAGCGAATAGCCAGGCACAAGACTCGACAGGTGCAGAAAACGCAGAGTCCATTCGAAGACGATTTCGCGCAGACCGTCGAGCATCTGGAAGTGTCCGGTCCGAGCGGCGCGGTAGAGCCGCTAGCACCGGTAGACGCACGTATACGACCGGATGCGACTGATCAGAAGCGGGAACCACCGCCCGCGAGTCCTTCATCTGGCATCAGAGGCCCCAAGGATCATCCCAGGCGAGATATCTCCGTGCGGGAATATAGTAAACGGTCAAGTTACTTCGAAGATGATCTTACGCCCACGGCGAGCGCATCCAGCGACGCGTCCGATCGACAGAGGTTGTCGTCCGAACTCAAAGCCACGCCGGAGGAGCTGCCGTGTGATACCAAGGATCCGCAGCAGCCCAGCGACGGCTTCGCCTCCGAGGATAGCGGTCGCGATTCCTTCTTCAACGGCGATATGAGGTTCGACGACGACGCCTTCGTCTTCAAGTCCGAGCTGGACGACAACGTGCCGGAACATCGCGCTACGTTGCCGCTGAAGAATTCCAGGCAGGGAAAATACGGTCCGGggaataacaataacaataacaaaacgGGTAGGGGTGATCAGTACATCCGGAAATCGGAGTCGGTGAATATCTTCGCGAGGGAGAATGACCCGTTCGATGGCGACGACTTCTTCAACTGA
- the LOC105196257 gene encoding protein disabled isoform X2, which translates to MQTLRKKNSPCKFKNDPTRFLGEGVSFKAKLIGILEVSEARGDRMCQAALADLKMAIRAAGEHKQRIAVQVSIDGLRLRDEKTGDCLYHHPVHKISFIAQDMSDSRAFGYIFGSPDTGHRFFGIKTDKAASQVVIAMRDLFQVVFELKKKEIELAKQHIEQNAINAIKFHTGGIFVESAPDTKLQDTVRPILPPPPSSTKRGHLERQHTVPAPPASTTSSPATTLVSKTPPPQSTIHWFDKEAEDLFNDSEISNLSKNATKKGDQEDSSVETTPRNSQTKSPQIDVFTELDPLGTGLIKPYVDKKDFFQHLKNPPKKVLKDLVSTNSSDSFPTNFNITTSSDCPESTKTQTERSSRDSEDSNFANFDQFDENEASQSSQQRIESPPKKETVSRSIHHQPLSVSLPPEEPTSSKGTTITSGGSSILRSMDRDSTESTQGLVKLPSPKKYLQSVRKRDVDIDLPAGKAQSVESNKQFPVDFSIPSESPASPLRSCSSDANSRLSSSSAELDLVPEPPPRGAGSILINPPPLPPKKQGIRGGTRPPPRPPHTEGHFQYDFPPREASPSPTKIARDKNKSPPRNTKGHQFDDNFSPTPHISGRSDFTTTASFEDSFSSMISSTASLPSVPFTSSSSTVPVADSKRTKPPLDITLSQLTSSWTNLDELASSLGMTIQELTSLTLTQLTQCLATLSTKETVIGDVEEKTTIPPMTTTSTTTKEQTVISSKLTVSSLSSLASRPSETTIGSDSISSVCSETFKTNYESETKQDPTYDKYAVFRELLEMEQMEQKAKIEEATETEGAPDESKQESDAAENQSEIQIGESNSNSLASLVNLTVKLPVKSENLLKEGSTTKSNETMITSFANLTTEREKSREMEDKEVEKENDVMVEADVTSDSSTVQQTEIDIEDDTEKTQTIMDAEEKADNSERGSDANGTSSDKIGSDILNDETNGSSVAERSSTEVKSSISTSSDRYAALREIIGEPEPVPIKKDDEEMISSARASPVVQSQQQIQQSKSLAEVELLNLFSDNLPPPSSPNISAKKDSEDLKAVAMDIFEEIKMLNTGTLRSKETKPLASSSGFEDMFCPFAETSRSDKDDSKDDSNWAKFDTGVFGSSDKSSCEGQRSIGGTSPWSPDGKDFHREIPFKGGGGYRHSGDSDNEWKDEEESEESNGRIRGDGRYWSSFRHPRFDAPSFEDRSFYEDADKRDRSFRDKMGRKSRGAPWAKSGSVHRPRDPSPWHEESQWEEEGPRRYPHRKVQPYKDDDDQYEAHWKCRPKPLPPQRCNWSHDVHGPYYDDERKRKLMLWNEEDRFGSSQESMGYDEEDRWSRRRYERRRWEEENRFWGRRGPPDADYSMREAYYYYRDNRERPHDYPSWEEEYGPERPGDDSPRYNMATRKRHWPKRPNSANDGRNNDMIYADPRKFGASRSECSDNDSDPYLRSSQRSRSRESYWGSDQEYDSWVERPYWSEGPDSKSETMHRKRIARHKTRQVQKTQSPFEDDFAQTVEHLEVSGPSGAVEPLAPVDARIRPDATDQKREPPPASPSSGIRGPKDHPRRDISVREYSKRSSYFEDDLTPTASASSDASDRQRLSSELKATPEELPCDTKDPQQPSDGFASEDSGRDSFFNGDMRFDDDAFVFKSELDDNVPEHRATLPLKNSRQGKYGPGNNNNNNKTGRGDQYIRKSESVNIFARENDPFDGDDFFN; encoded by the exons TCAAGAATGACCCAACCCGCTTTCTTGGGGAGGGCGTGTCGTTCAAGGCGAAGCTGATCGGTATTCTGGAGGTGTCGGAAGCGCGCGGTGACCGGATGTGCCAGGCGGCCTTGGCTGACCTGAAGATGGCGATTCGCGCCGCCGGTGAGCACAAGCAACGAATCGCCGTCCAGGTCAGCATAGACGGGCTTCGTTTGAGGGACGAAAAGACGGGG GACTGCCTGTATCATCATCCGGtacataaaatatcatttatcgCTCAAGATATGAGCGACTCGAGAGCCTTCGGATATATTTTCGGGTCACCAGACACCGGGCATCGATTCTTTGGCATTAAGACTGATAAGGCGGCGAGTCAG GTGGTGATAGCGATGCGGGACCTGTTCCAAGTAGTGTTCGAGCTGAAGAAGAAGGAGATCGAACTGGCGAAACAGCACATAGAGCAGAACGCCATTAATGCGATTAAATTCCACACCGGCGGTATTTTCGTTGAGTCGGCACCCGACACTAAG CTGCAGGACACAGTTCGTCCGATTCTGCCACCGCCACCTTCCTCAACAAAGAGGGGACATTTAGAGCGACAGCATACTGTACCGGCACCGCCCGCATCGACCACTTCCAGTCCGGCGACGACGTTAGTTAGTAAAACGCCACCACCGCAGAGTACAATTCACTGGTTCGACAAGGAGGCTGAGGACCTCTTCAATGACAGCGAGATATCGAACCTGAGTAAGAATGCAACGAAAAAGGGGGATCAGGAAGAT AGTTCAGTGGAGACAACACCACGTAACAGTCAAACGAAGAGCCCGCAAATCGATGTGTTCACGGAGTTGGATCCTCTGGGAACCGGTCTGATCAAGCCTTACGTGGACAAGAAGGATTTCTTCCAACACCTGAAGAACCCACCGAAAAAAGTCCTCAAGGATCTGGTGTCCACGAATTCCAGCGACAGTTTTCCGACTAACTTCAACATTACGACCAGCTCGGATTGCCCGGAATCGACGAAAACGCAGACCGAGAGATCGTCGAGAGACAGCGAGGACAGTAATTTCGCCAATTTCGATCAATTCGACGAGAACGAGGCAAGCCAATCCTCTCAGCAGAGAATCGAGTCGCCGCCGAAGAAAGAGACAGTCTCTCGATCGATACATCATCAGCCTCTCTCAGTGTCATTACCACCGGAAGAGCCGACGTCATCCAAAGGCACGACTATCACTTCGGGAGGAAGCTCGATCCTTCGCAGCATGGATAGAGACTCGACGGAATCGACCCAGGGGCTGGTGAAGCTACCGAGTCCGAAGAAGTATCTTCAATCAGTACGGAAGAGGGACGTCGATATCGATTTGCCAGCCGGAAAGGCGCAGTCCGTGGAATCCAACAAACAGTTTCCGGTAGATTTTTCGATTCCGAGCGAATCGCCGGCATCGCCGTTACGGTCTTGCTCGTCGGACGCGAACTCACGTCTTTCTAGCTCGAGCGCGGAATTGGATTTAGTGCCGGAACCGCCGCCCAGAGGTGCAGGAAGTATCCTCATCAACCCGCCGCCTTTACCGCCAAAGAAGCAGGGGATTCGAGGGGGCACCAGACCACCGCCCAGACCGCCACACACGGAGGGACATTTCCAATACGACTTCCCACCACGCGAGGCCTCGCCGTCACCCACCAAGATTGCTAGGGATAAAAACAAAAGCCCGCCGAGGAATACGAAGGGTCATCAGTTCGACGACAATTTCAGCCCGACTCCGCATATATCCGGCAGATCGGATTTCACGACCACTGCCTCCTTCGAGGACTCCTTCAGCTCGATGATATCATCTACGGCGTCATTGCCATCCGTGCCATTtaccagcagcagcagcaccgTCCCGGTCGCGGACTCCAAAAGAACGAAACCCCCGCTCGACATCACGCTCAGCCAGCTGACGTCGTCGTGGACGAATCTAGATGAGTTAGCCTCCAGTCTCGGCATGACGATCCAGGAACTGACGAGTCTAACTTTGACGCAGCTCACGCAATGCTTGGCGACTCTATCGACGAAGGAAACCGTTATCGGCGATGTGGAGGAAAAAACTACCATTCCGCCAATGACAACAACATCGACGACGACGAAAGAGCAAACGGTTATATCGTCAAAACTTACCGTCTCGTCGCTGTCGTCGTTGGCGTCGAGGCCGTCCGAGACGACAATCGGATCGGATTCAATCTCATCCGTATGCTCGGAAACTTTCAAAACCAATTACGAATCGGAAACAAAACAGGATCCTACGTACGACAAGTACGCAGTTTTTCGAGAATTGCTGGAGATGGAGCAGATGGAACAGAAGGCGAAGATCGAGGAGGCAACTGAGACGGAAGGAGCGCCTGATGAAAGCAAACAAGAATCCGACGCAGCGGAGAATCAGTCGGAAATTCAGATCGGCGAGAGTAACTCGAATTCTTTGGCTTCATTGGTGAATTTGACCGTCAAGCTACCGGTCAAGAGcgaaaatttgttaaaagaagGATCCACGACAAAGTCGAACGAAACGATGATTACCTCTTTCGCGAATTTAACGACGGAGAGGGAAAAGTCAAGGGAAATGGAGGATAAAGAAGTCGAGAAAGAAAACGACGTGATGGTGGAAGCAGATGTCACATCCGATTCATCCACGGTCCAGCAGACTGAGATAGACATTGAGGATGATACGGAGAAGACGCAGACTATCATGGATGCGGAGGAGAAGGCGGATAATTCTGAGAGAGGGAGCGATGCCAACGGCACCTCGTCCGACAAGATTGGCTCTGACATTCTCAACGATGAGACGAATGGCTCATCCGTGGCCGAGAGATCCTCGACGGAAGTGAAATCCTCGATCTCGACGTCGAGCGACAGATACGCTGCCCTGCGAGAAATCATTGGCGAGCCGGAGCCGGTGCCGATCAAGAAGGACGACGAGGAGATGATAAGCTCCGCCCGAGCGTCGCCAGTGGTGCAATCTCAGCAACAGATTCAGCAATCGAAAAGTCTGGCTGAAGTGGAATTGTTGAATTTGTTCTCCGACAACCTGCCGCCACCATCGAGCCCGAATATCTCGGCTAAAAAAGATTCGGAGGATTTGAAGGCCGTAGCGATGGACATCTTCGAGGAGATCAAGATGTTGAACACCGGCACGCTTCGCAGCAAGGAGACCAAACCACTGGCTTCGTCCTCGGGCTTTGAGGATATGTTTTGCCCATTTGCGGAGACGTCGCGATCGGACAAAGATGACAGCAAAGATGACAGCAATTGGGCCAAGTTCGACACGGGTGTTTTCGGCTCGTCCGACAAGTCTTCGTGCGAGGGGCAGCGATCGATAGGCGGCACTTCACCATGGTCACCGGACGGTAAAGATTTCCACAGAGAGATTCCGTTCAAGGGAGGCGGCGGTTACCGACACTCGGGAGACAGCGACAACGAATGGAAGGACGAGGAGGAGAGCGAGGAGAGCAACGGCAGGATACGAGGGGACGGCAGATACTGGTCCAGTTTCCGGCATCCGCGATTCGATGCGCCCAGTTTCGAGGACAGGTCGTTTTACGAGGATGCCGACAAGCGGGATCGCAGCTTTCGCGACAAGATGGGCAGAAAATCACGCGGTGCGCCGTGGGCCAAGAGTGGCAGCGTTCATCGACCGCGCGATCCTTCGCCCTGGCATGAGGAAAGCCAATGGGAGGAGGAGGGTCCGCGACGGTATCCGCATCGAAAAGTGCAGCCCTACAAGGACGATGACGATCAATACGAGGCGCACTGGAAATGCCGACCGAAGCCACTGCCGCCGCAACGGTGCAATTGGAGCCACGACGTTCATGGTCCGTACTACGACGATGAGCGTAAGCGAAAACTGATGCTGTGGAACGAGGAAGACCGTTTCGGCAGTAGCCAGGAGAGCATGGGCTACGACGAGGAGGATCGATGGAGCAGAAGAAGATACGAGAGAAGACGATGGGAGGAAGAAAACAGATTCTGGGGTAGAAGAGGACCCCCGGATGCCGATTATTCTATGAGAGAAGCGTACTACTATTATCGCGATAACAGAGAGAGACCTCACGACTACCCGTCCTGGGAGGAGGAGTACGGCCCGGAACGTCCGGGCGACGACTCGCCTAGATATAACATGGCAACTAGGAAGAGACATTGGCCAAAGAGACCCAACAGCGCGAACGACGGCCGTAACAACGATATGATTTACGCGGATCCGCGCAAGTTCGGTGCCTCCAGATCCGAATGCAGCGACAACGATTCCGATCCCTATCTACGGTCCTCCCAACGCTCCAGGAGCCGCGAGAGTTACTGGGGTAGCGATCAGGAGTACGACAGCTGGGTGGAACGACCGTACTGGTCCGAGGGACCCGACTCCAAAAGTGAAACGATGCACCGCAAGCGAATAGCCAGGCACAAGACTCGACAGGTGCAGAAAACGCAGAGTCCATTCGAAGACGATTTCGCGCAGACCGTCGAGCATCTGGAAGTGTCCGGTCCGAGCGGCGCGGTAGAGCCGCTAGCACCGGTAGACGCACGTATACGACCGGATGCGACTGATCAGAAGCGGGAACCACCGCCCGCGAGTCCTTCATCTGGCATCAGAGGCCCCAAGGATCATCCCAGGCGAGATATCTCCGTGCGGGAATATAGTAAACGGTCAAGTTACTTCGAAGATGATCTTACGCCCACGGCGAGCGCATCCAGCGACGCGTCCGATCGACAGAGGTTGTCGTCCGAACTCAAAGCCACGCCGGAGGAGCTGCCGTGTGATACCAAGGATCCGCAGCAGCCCAGCGACGGCTTCGCCTCCGAGGATAGCGGTCGCGATTCCTTCTTCAACGGCGATATGAGGTTCGACGACGACGCCTTCGTCTTCAAGTCCGAGCTGGACGACAACGTGCCGGAACATCGCGCTACGTTGCCGCTGAAGAATTCCAGGCAGGGAAAATACGGTCCGGggaataacaataacaataacaaaacgGGTAGGGGTGATCAGTACATCCGGAAATCGGAGTCGGTGAATATCTTCGCGAGGGAGAATGACCCGTTCGATGGCGACGACTTCTTCAACTGA